The DNA segment TCTGAACGCCATTCATATGGGAGATTTTTTCAAGATAACCGGCAAGATAACTATAGCTCGAAAACATTGCAGCGAGTGTCAGAACGGTGGAAAGCAGGTGCAGCCATAACTGTGGATTTTTCAACACATACAATTGGCTTCCTTCTCCTTTATCTTTATTGGCCGGCATAGAAGGGACTAAAAACGACAATCCCAAAAAGGCGATCAGGCTGATGAAACTTGCCAGGAAAAAGGAGGCCTGCCAATTGTTAAAAAATTCAACCGCATAAGTGGTCAAAGGGACACCCAGTACCGTAGCCAGACTGAGGCCGGTCATGACGATAGAAACTGCTTTGGCACCACCTTGTTTAAATGCGACGGCCAACGAGATGTTCCAGAATAAAGGGTGTAAAAAGGCCGGTAAAATCCGGGCAATCATCAATATTGTAAAATTGGGTGCAAAGGCGGAAAGCAGGTTTGACAATATAAACACGGCTAATACCATGCACAACAAAAACTTGCGGTTAATTTTAGCGGTAAGAGCAGTGATAAAAGGGGAGGAAATGGCGACAGTAAGTGCAAAAGCGCTGAGCAGCCAGCCGGCGGTATCAATAGATACCTGAAACTCTCTACTGATCGTAGGTAGAATCCCGATGACGCCAAATTCGGTAGTGATGATACCAAAAGCACCCAGTGCCAAAATGTAAATTGATTTTTTCATCAGTAGATAGCTGTTTTTTAATGGTTTGTTTTTCAAATTCTATTTCACAAAAATGAACAGAATAATTCTACTGTGTCAGTACATTTCAATGATAAAACGGTAGATTTGCCATATGACAAAAGAAAATATACACCGGCTTGTAGATGTATCCTATCGCAAAACGGAAAATTGTCCGGTAAAGGATTTACAGTTTTCCTTTTTTCAGATGGTGTATGTGATTTCCGGATCAGGCTTTTTAAACATAAACAACAATAGAATTGCCTACCATGCGGGCAATCTGACATTACTAACACCCAATGACCTTCATGACTTTGAGATTTCAAGTACGACGGAATTTTTATTCGTGAAATTTACAGAGCGCTATGTTAGAGAATACAAATGGAAAAGTATCAACTGCATTGAATGCCTGTTATACCATTCCTCCCATTTGTCGGGCTGCATCTTAAGAAATAAGCCCGATGAGTTTCTGGTAAAATCAATTGTCGATTCCCTCTTGCATACCCTGAATCATAACGATGCCTATAACGAAGATTTAACCTTACATTATGTAAATGCTTTAATCGTTATTGCAGCTAGAAATCTCTCCAAGATGAGACCTGAACAGGCCAATGTAAATACCGATAAGCGGGTATTGGCCATCATAGATTACATCCAATCGAACATCTATGATCCGCAACAACTCAAGGCATCAGTCATCAGTGCAGAATTTGGGCTGTCTGAAACCTACCTGGGCAGCTATTTTAAAAAGCAATGTGGAGAGTCCATTCAGTATTTCATTTCAAATTACAAAATGAGGTTAATAGAACATCGTTTAAGGTTCAGCGATAGCCGGATAAATGAGATCGTAGAGGAGTTTGGGTTTGCGGATGAAAGTCATTTGAACAAATTTTTCAAAAAGCGCCACAAAATCAGTTTAACGGAGTTCAGAAAATCAGGGCCCGTCTGTGCCATTATATAATGGTCTGATATTTTCAGCCGATAAAAAAATCGGCATCATCTTTTCAGAATGATGCCGATTTTTTCCATTGTAGGGAATGCTTAATTCAAGCCGCCTTTACGTGTTGCTTTCACTGGTTGTGGCCAGCTTCCAGGCTCGCCGGTTCTTACATTTACCGGTAGCACACTTTTTTCTTTGGAGGTTGTTTCCGGGTCTTCACTTGCCATATAAGCCAGGATAGCCGTTAAGATTGCATTGCTTCTTACATCATCAAACACAATCTTATCATAGGTATCTCTATTCGTATGCCAGGTATATGTTCCATAAGACCAGCTGTTAGAGCTTAAAGAAAATGCAGGTGCACCAGCTGCAACGAATGACGCGTAATCAGAGCCACCGCCGCCTGGAGTACCCGGGAAAGTAGTCGCAATTTGTTTTTTAATGTCTTCAGGGACCATAGATAACCAACGACCGAGATAAGCATAAGAATTTAAGAATCCTTGTCCGCCGAGGTTAACGACCCGTCCTGTTCCGTTGTCCTGGTTAAATACCACCTGGATATTTTTAACAACCTCAGGGTGGTCTTCTACAAAGGCCCTTGATCCATTTAATCCTTGCTCTTCGCTACCCCAATGACCTACCAGAATCGTTCTTTTAGGATTAGGATAGATCTTTTTCAAAATACGGATCGCCTCCATCATCGTAATTGTTCCGGTACCATTGTCAGTAGCCCCGGTGCCACCATCCCAGGAATCAAAATGTGCAGAAAGGATCACATATTCGTTTGGTTTCTCTGAACCTTTGATCTCGGCAATGGTATTAAAAGTAGGCACCACTCCAAGCTCTTTAGACCCCACATTAACACTGATCTTAGGTTTATGTCCTGATTCCGTTAGCCTGTACAGCAATCCATAATCTTCCAATGAGATGTCTATAGAAGGGATTTTTGTGGTATTGGCACCAAAAATCTTATTGACACCGAATCCTGAAGACCAGTTGCTCGTGACCACACCTAAAGCACCTGCGCTTTCAAAAGCCAGGGCCAATGCCTTTAAGTTCAGTCCTGTTTTACTAATTCTGGAACGCCATGCATCGGTCTGTTTCGTTCTGCTGCTCTTCATCTTTTCAAAAGATTCAGGAGTAGCAAATTCCTGCCAGTTATAATCTGGCCGCCCGGTAGGCTGGTTCATGGAAAACATCACAAACTTTCCTTTAACACTAGGTAACCAGCTTTTAAAAGAGACCGAATCGGGGAGGTCCGGATAAATCACCATTTCTCCAACCACTGCTTTTCCTTTGGTAGAAGGGCTCCAGGCCAATTGTGTTCCTTCTAATGATTTTATTCTTGGGTAAACCATATCAATATGAGAAATTCCTCTTTCCCATCCCCGCCATTCTCCCCATTGTTCGTTCTTTGCGGTAATTCCCCAGGTCGCATATTTGGCTACTGCCCAGTCGTTCGCTTGTTTCATCAGGGGAGAGCCCACCAATCGCGGACCTATTACATCAAGCAGCTCATGGGCAAGGTTTTCCAATTGTGAATTTTCTGTTGCTTCTTTGACGATCTTGTCGACTGTTTCCTTTTTTGATTGGGCATGGCTGACATTTGCGCTGATCAGCATGGCCATAAAAAAGACCCTAGTGCTTCGTTTTAACAAGGCAAAGGAAGTGGTGGTTGGTTTGGTATTCATTAAATAATGCATTTAGATGAGTTGAAAATAGATACCGAAAGATAGCGATAAATGCTTCTACTCCGTCAAAAAGGAACAAAGTTGATACAATGGAGTGATTCTAAAACTACAAAAGGTTATCTTCGCCAAAAAAACATAAATGCTGGAAATTGTATATCAGGACGACCATCTCATTGCCATCAATAAACCTCACGGATTATTGGTTCACCGATCATCTATTGCCAACGATGCAAAAGAGTTTGCATTACAGTTGCTTAGGGATCAGGTAAACAGACATGTGAGTCCGGTACACCGCCTGGACAGGAAGACCGGAGGTCTGCTGCTCTTTGCTTTTGAGAAAGAAGTAGAGATCGCCATGCACCAGCAATTTCAGAATGGGGAAGTGCAAAAGAAATACCTTGCCGTACTAAGGGGATATGCGCCAGATAGCGGAGAGATTGATTACCCCCTGGCTAAGGAAAACGGGACCATGCAGGAGGCTTTTACCGCTTATGTTACTTTACAACGTGCAGAACTGGATGTCGCTTTTGGTAAACATCCTACCTCCCGGTATTCGCTTGTGGAAGCAACGCCAACCACGGGAAGAATGCATCAGCTGCGCCGGCATTTTGCCCATATCTTTTATCCCATCATCGGCGATCGCAAACATGGATGCAACAAACAGAACAAGTTTTTCAAAGAAGAATGGGAAATGACCACGATGTTGCTGCATGCTTCAGAACTGATCTTTAATCATCCGGTAACGAAAGAACAGATTCACCTCAAAGCCGGGGTTCAGGACGAGTTTCAAAGGACAATGAACCTGATGGGCTGGCCGCTTTAACCCTTAATTATTGACCATTAAAATTTAAGAAATTGTATTCTAAGGAACAGGCTTCGCAACTAAAACAGGCTTTTTGGACAGCTTTCGGACAATATATCGCTCCACATCTTTCTGCAGAAGGGTTAAGAACCAATTGGGTAAACTATAAAACCGGGATCAAAAACCTGCACTTTAAAATGCAGGCAGATAAGAAATCTGCGTCTATTGCGATAGAAATGTCTCATCCGGATCCGGGAATTCAGGAACTCATGTTTGAGCAATTTCTGGAATTTAAAAATATCCTGAATGCCAGTCTGAATGAAGAATGGGAATGGCAGCTGCACGAACTGGATGAAAACCATAAAACCGTCAGCAGAATTGTAAAAACATTACCCGGAGTAAGCATCTTTAAGCAGGAAGACTGGCCGGAACTGATCTCCTTCTTCAAGCCGAGAATAATTGCATTGGATGACTTCTGGTCGGATGCCAAAGATAGTTTTGATACTTTTAAATAGGGGCTGAGGCCATCTTTTCCAGAGCTACCTGTTTCCAGGTATTTTGCAGCTGACCCTATAATTCTGTTTCAATTATTTTCTATCTTGTTGCATGACAAGATTCTTTTACCTGCTGATTATCCTTGGAATCCTCTCTACAGGTATCAAGGCACAGCAACCTGCCAAACGCATTTCCTTAGTGGATAGCCTGAAACGCCTCTTAACGCAGAAAGTTCCTGATAGCATCAGGGCGAGGGCGAACTTCGGTTTATCAGAACAACTGTTGTATGCTGATACCTTGAAAAGCAGCAATTATTTAGAGCAGGGAAGGCGGCTCATTAAAAACGATCCCTTTTTGCAGGCGATCTATTATTACTATGCGGCAACGGTACAATCACGTACCGACCTAAATAAGAGTGAAGCCAGTTTTAAAAAGGCACATACTTTACTGGCCCCCTTTAAGACAAAAGAAGCCTATCTGCTGCTTGCAAAATCATGGCATAATTACGGGGTAATTCAACAGTTGAAAGACAACTACCGGGGAATGGCCGATGCTTTATTAAACAAAGCCATTCCATATGCCCGTAAATCCGGCGATAATGCTTACCTGGGGATCAATTACATGGACCTTGCCATGGTTTTTAAGAACAATAATCAGTTTGATAAAGCCCAGGTTTACATTGATTCTACCTTACAGATCATGGGAAAAGTTAAAGGATGGAAAAACTACAGAATAGCGGTCTACAATACAGCGGCTGAAAACTATACCTTCCTGAAAAAATACCCTCAGGCGAGACGAATGTTAGACAGTGCCAGTGTTTTACTTTCCCCATTCCCGGACGCGCCTTTCTACCTTGATTATTATTTTGCAGAAGGTTTATACCTCGACAATACCAAACAATACGATAAGGCAATCATTAACCTGGACAAAGGACTTGCTTTGGCTTTAAAACTGGAAGACCGACAGAATGAACAACGTCTGCTGATGCAGAAACTTCATGTCCTGCAAAGCCAGAAGAAGTTTGATAAAGCGCTTTCAGTGGCCAACTACCTCCTGAAACAAAAAGACATGCTGTTTCTCAGCGGAGACAGGCTCCTCGTTTATGCGGATCTTGCGGAAACCTATGCAGGCTTAGGAAACATGTCGCAAGCTTATACCTGGATGAAAAGAGTCAGCACGTTAGGCGATAGCATCAGCGAAAGTAAGATTAAAAAAGATGTCCATGAACTGGAAATCCAATACAAGAAAGCAGAAGATATGAGGGAAATAGGCTCCCTTAAGGCCACGAATGAAAAGGCTGAATTGTCCGTTAAAAACAATCGGCTCATCGCCTGGTTACTGGGTTCAATTGCTATATTTCTATTGGTCACCACATTTTTTGGACTCTTGTATTTCAGGAATAATAAAAAGCTGACCAAACAAAAGGAAATCAATTACCGGCAGCAGCTCAAAGAACTGGAGCAGGAGCAACAACTCACCATCAGCAATGCCATGTTGGAAGGCGAAGAGCGCGAGCGTCAAAGGGTGGGGCGCGACCTTCATGATGGGCTTGGAGGAACGTTGGCAGGGATAAAGATCAACCTCTCAGATGTAGTTGCCAATACTTCTGACACCGGAAAAGATACCGAATTGGGTAAGATCATAGCACAGCTGGACAGTTCTGTAAACGACCTGAGGAGCATCGCCAGAAATCTGATGCCTGAAACCTTATTGAAATTCGGACTACAAACAGCATTGAAAGACTTGTGTGAAACGTTTAACAACAGCGGCCTCAAAATTACACTTCAGTTACTTGATATACAGGAAAGTATGGACGTTTCTGTGAAGATCAATATCTACCGCATCATTCAGGAGATCCTGAGCAATACCGTCCGCCATTCCGGGGCATCCCAGCTGCTGTTACAGTGCAGTCAGAATGAAAGCGTTTTTCTGATCACAGCAGAAGACAATGGAAGGGGCTTTGATGCCGGCACTGCCGACAACACCAAAGGCATTGGACTGAGCAATATTAGAAACCGGGTTGCCTTGCTCCATGGAAAGATGGACCTGAATACTGCGGTCAACGAAGGTACTTCTATAAATATCGAACTTAAAGTTTAGGAATTACCGGCGAAAAACCTGCGCTATTGAACCGATATTGGGAATTGTAGTATATTTGGCAAAAACCGGAGCAGAGATTCCTAAAACAATCAGGTGTGAAGAATAACCATCCCCAGCTTAGAACTGTCAACGTCATCAGATATGTCACCCCCTTACGTGAAGGAGGATCAATGCCTGCCATTGCAGAGGCCGATGACGAATTTTTATATGTACTTAAGTTCCGTGGCGCAGGTCAGGGACTTCGCGCACTTATTGCCGAATTAATTGGCGGTGAAGTGGCCCGTTTGCTTGGATTACGTATCCCGGAGCTGGTATTCGCAAATCTGGAAAAAGATTTTGGAAGGATAGAACCTGATGAAGAAATTCAAGACTTGCTAAGGTCCAGTGTGGGCCTGAACCTGGCTTTACATTACCTTTCCGGAGCAATTACCTTTGATCCGCTGGTAAACAGTGTAGATGAAAGAACGGCTTCTCAAATTGTATGGCTGGATGCTTTTTTAACCAATATGGACCGTACCGCCCGCAATACGAATATGCTGATCTGGCATAAGGAATTGTGGCTGATCGATCATGGTGCGGCCTTATATTTCCACCATTCGATGGACAATTGGGAGGAGCAGGCAGTACGGCCTTTTTCTTTGATTAAAGACCATGTATTATTGAGCAAGGCGACAGAACTGGAACAGGTAGATGCGGAGTTCAGGGCAATTCTTACCAATGAGCGCATTCGTTCTATTGTTTCTCTGATTCCTGACGATTGGCTTTCAGGAGACAATATGTTTGAAAGCATTGAGGCACATCGTGAGGTATACTCCAGGTTTTTAGAGTTACGAATCGCAAAATCAGAAATATTTGTAAAAGAAGCGCAGAATGCAAGAGAAACACTTATTTGAGTACGCTGTAATCCGCGTCGTACCAAGGGTAGAACGGGAAGAATTTCTGAATGTGGGAATCATACTTTATTGTGCCAAACAAAAATTCTTGAAGGTCTTATTTGAAACAAATGAAACCAAACTCAATGCATTTTGTGGTAAACTCGACTGTCAGGAACTTCAGGACCACCTGCGTTCATTTGAACTGATCAGTAAAGGAGGGAAAGCAGGGGGGACAATCGGAGCATTGGATATGGCTTCCAGGTTCCGTTGGCTGACTGCCACACGCAGTACGGTAGTACAAACCTCTAAAACGCATCCTGGTTTTTGCATCGATGCGCAGGAGACACTGGAAAAACTGTACGCTCAACTGGTGCTATAAGTTTAGGAACCGGAAATTTACCCGAAGATACACCTCAGAATGATCCCCATTAAGCTGAATAGACCGAAGGAAATCAACAGCAGGTAATAAGGTTTGATGTGGTTCATCTTTCTGATAAGGTCTCTTTTCTTTTGAAATTGACTGATACTCATATCTTTGTTTTTTTATAGTTTTAGTTCATCCTGCCAAAAGCAAGCCAGATGCTGATGTTTTATTTCCAACAAATAGATTATCAACCACTTACTGTATTGTCTCTGATTTTAACCAAAAAGTAACCCTTTCATTATGGAATGGTGTTTTTCAGATTTGAATGGGTGATAAACAGATTTCAGCACGAAGAAAATATGAACGGTTTAAATCAAATGCGGGAACTGATCTCCTCCTTTACCAGGTTGAGGGAGGAAGAATGGCAGCAGTTTTCTAAACTGCTCCTCCAAAAATCTTTTCCAAAAGGAAGTTATCTGTGCAAGGAAGGACAAGTAGAGCATTATATTTTTTTCCTGGTCAAAGGTGCCACTCGCAATTACTTCTTAAAAGATGGAAAGGAGTTTACCGTCGACTTCCAATTTGAAGGTGACATGGTGACCGCTTATTATTCCTTCATCACCCGGCAGCCATCCATGATCGCCATTCAGGCGGTTGAAGACATAGAAGCGATATTGATCCCTTACCAATTGCTTCAGGATTTCTATCAGGAGTTCCATTCCGGAGAACGAATCGGCCGTTTAATTGCCGAGTTTCATTATAAAAAGAGATTGGAAAGAGAAATGGACCTGCTTTCCACAACTGCCGAAGACCGGTACCGCCAACTCATGGACAGAAACCCGGAACTGATCAGAAATACCTCGGTTAAACACCTGTCTACTTATCTCGGCATTCAGCCGGAGAGCCTCAGCAGGATTCGGAAATTGTATTCCGGAAACTAACATAGGTCATTTTTTATCGTTTAAACTTGTTCGAATTTTGTGATGTAAATCAAACATTATGAAAGTATTACTCGTATTATTTATTAGTTTTTTACTGAGCTTGCTGGGTTATAAATCGGTAACCGGCTCCTGGAATCTCCTGATGTCCGGAAACATCTCCCTTTGCATCATGATGTGCTTTGCCGCCAGCGGCCATTTTGCCTTTACTAAAGGCATGGAAATGATGATTCCGAAGTTCATCCCTTTTAAAAAAGCGATCGTTATTGGAACAGGGGTGATGGAGGTTATTGCCGGACTCGGATTGTTATTTGATCAGACCAGAACTGCTGTAGCCCTATTTCTCATTGCTTTTTTTATATTGATTTTACCTGCCAATATTTATGCGACCATCCATCATATTGATCTTCAGAAAGGTGATTTCAATGGCTCCGGAACAAGCTATCTCTGGTTTAGGATTCCAATGCAATTGTTATTGATTGGCTGGGCATGGTATTTCGGGATTTGGCTGATGGCTTAGCTGTGAATGCCCATCGCATATAAAATGATGTTTACACCAAATTTGGTATTGTCTTCTGCCAGGAAACGTTTGTTCCTGAAATCATAATCCCATTCACAACCGTAATCCTTATTGCTGTACAATACACCGATCCGGCCTTGAACAGTAATGGCTTTCAGGTAATCATGAACCAGGTCGTCGCCCCAACCATTGAGCTCGAAAGAGGTAGTAGGAGGGCCCTTTTCAAATTTGAAAAAGGAATTGTAGATCTTATGGTCATTGGGAATCTTTTTAAGTGCCTGCGCACCAAATAAATTGCTCATTTGTGTTTCAAAAGACCGGGCAAATAAACCATCAATATCATGGTTACAATCGTCCACAAATACAAAACCGCCATTATTGACATACTTTTTGAAATTAGCCGCTTCCTGCTGACTAAACTGTACCAGCTTATGGCCACTTAAATAACAGAAAGGATACTTAAACAGGTCATTACTACTCAATTCCACAATCTTCTCTTCCTGATCTAAAGGAATGGTGGTATACTCTAACAAAGAGTTTAGCAAATTGGAGGGCATGCGCTGATCGGTATCCCAATCTCCGGACCTGTATTTTATTCTGGCAAAAGTAAATCTCGGTTGTTGCATCGTTCTAAAATAGCGTCAATTTTGATTACAATCTAGTTTTTTACGATCGATATCTGTAATTTTTTTGATATTCTGTTTAGGAGGCGATGAAATATAAGCATAGATGCCCTATATTGAATTACAATAGCTTACCCTCTAAAAAATATTGTTTTGGAAATTTCAGAAAGCAACCTTAAACTACTAATACATAAGATTTCGCAATTAAAGGAAGAGATTCAGAAAGTTATCGTCGGACAGGACATCATCATTGAAGAAATGTTGGTTGCCTTACTTGCTGGTGGGCACTGTCTGTTGGAAGGAGTTCCCGGACTGGCAAAAACACTGATGGTAAGGACCATGTCGCAGGCCCTGGACCTATCATTCAGAAGAATTCAGTTTACGCCCGACCTCATGCCTACAGACATTATAGGTACCGAAATCCTTGAGGAAGAACATCTGACAGGGAAGCGGTTTTTTAAGTTCAACAAAGGCCCCATCTTTGCCAATATCATCCTTGCAGATGAGATCAACCGGACGCCCCCTAAAACCCAATCTGCACTGTTAGAAGCGATGCAGGAATTTGAAGTCACCTATGGCGGACAAACCTATCCATTAGACCGCCCGTTTTTTATACTCGCTACACAAAATCCAATCGAACAGGCAGGTACCTATCCGCTTCCTGAAGCACAGTTGGACCGTTTTTTACTGTACATTAAAATAGGCTATCCGACGGCAGCGGAGGAAACCCGAATCCTGAGCAGCACCACCGGAACGATGAAAAATAAAGTCGAAGCGGTGATTGGTGCAGAGGAAATCAAACAACTTCAGGCGCTCACCAGAGAAGTGAGCATCAGTGAGGTTCTGATTACCTATGTTGCAGATCTGATCCGGGCCACAAGGCCGGAAAGTTCTCCTGTTGCCTATGTAAAAGAATGGGTAAGGTGGGGAGCAGGACCAAGAGCAGGGCAGGCCTTG comes from the Pedobacter sp. FW305-3-2-15-E-R2A2 genome and includes:
- a CDS encoding sensor histidine kinase, whose protein sequence is MTRFFYLLIILGILSTGIKAQQPAKRISLVDSLKRLLTQKVPDSIRARANFGLSEQLLYADTLKSSNYLEQGRRLIKNDPFLQAIYYYYAATVQSRTDLNKSEASFKKAHTLLAPFKTKEAYLLLAKSWHNYGVIQQLKDNYRGMADALLNKAIPYARKSGDNAYLGINYMDLAMVFKNNNQFDKAQVYIDSTLQIMGKVKGWKNYRIAVYNTAAENYTFLKKYPQARRMLDSASVLLSPFPDAPFYLDYYFAEGLYLDNTKQYDKAIINLDKGLALALKLEDRQNEQRLLMQKLHVLQSQKKFDKALSVANYLLKQKDMLFLSGDRLLVYADLAETYAGLGNMSQAYTWMKRVSTLGDSISESKIKKDVHELEIQYKKAEDMREIGSLKATNEKAELSVKNNRLIAWLLGSIAIFLLVTTFFGLLYFRNNKKLTKQKEINYRQQLKELEQEQQLTISNAMLEGEERERQRVGRDLHDGLGGTLAGIKINLSDVVANTSDTGKDTELGKIIAQLDSSVNDLRSIARNLMPETLLKFGLQTALKDLCETFNNSGLKITLQLLDIQESMDVSVKINIYRIIQEILSNTVRHSGASQLLLQCSQNESVFLITAEDNGRGFDAGTADNTKGIGLSNIRNRVALLHGKMDLNTAVNEGTSINIELKV
- a CDS encoding pseudouridine synthase codes for the protein MLEIVYQDDHLIAINKPHGLLVHRSSIANDAKEFALQLLRDQVNRHVSPVHRLDRKTGGLLLFAFEKEVEIAMHQQFQNGEVQKKYLAVLRGYAPDSGEIDYPLAKENGTMQEAFTAYVTLQRAELDVAFGKHPTSRYSLVEATPTTGRMHQLRRHFAHIFYPIIGDRKHGCNKQNKFFKEEWEMTTMLLHASELIFNHPVTKEQIHLKAGVQDEFQRTMNLMGWPL
- a CDS encoding MFS transporter, whose amino-acid sequence is MKKSIYILALGAFGIITTEFGVIGILPTISREFQVSIDTAGWLLSAFALTVAISSPFITALTAKINRKFLLCMVLAVFILSNLLSAFAPNFTILMIARILPAFLHPLFWNISLAVAFKQGGAKAVSIVMTGLSLATVLGVPLTTYAVEFFNNWQASFFLASFISLIAFLGLSFLVPSMPANKDKGEGSQLYVLKNPQLWLHLLSTVLTLAAMFSSYSYLAGYLEKISHMNGVQISMMLLLFGGMGIIGNWLAGIALSKNVTLATRFFFILLISTQALAYYFGGIFAPMVMIISLWGLIHTGGFLVPNIRTTQAVPHSALEFVNSLLTSCYNIGISLGAVLGGFVIAHYGIHQIVWMSISLLTVTLGLSFITLPEKFKINKEKEVEIPSPVCEQV
- a CDS encoding M20/M25/M40 family metallo-hydrolase, giving the protein MNTKPTTTSFALLKRSTRVFFMAMLISANVSHAQSKKETVDKIVKEATENSQLENLAHELLDVIGPRLVGSPLMKQANDWAVAKYATWGITAKNEQWGEWRGWERGISHIDMVYPRIKSLEGTQLAWSPSTKGKAVVGEMVIYPDLPDSVSFKSWLPSVKGKFVMFSMNQPTGRPDYNWQEFATPESFEKMKSSRTKQTDAWRSRISKTGLNLKALALAFESAGALGVVTSNWSSGFGVNKIFGANTTKIPSIDISLEDYGLLYRLTESGHKPKISVNVGSKELGVVPTFNTIAEIKGSEKPNEYVILSAHFDSWDGGTGATDNGTGTITMMEAIRILKKIYPNPKRTILVGHWGSEEQGLNGSRAFVEDHPEVVKNIQVVFNQDNGTGRVVNLGGQGFLNSYAYLGRWLSMVPEDIKKQIATTFPGTPGGGGSDYASFVAAGAPAFSLSSNSWSYGTYTWHTNRDTYDKIVFDDVRSNAILTAILAYMASEDPETTSKEKSVLPVNVRTGEPGSWPQPVKATRKGGLN
- a CDS encoding DUF4159 domain-containing protein, with translation MQQPRFTFARIKYRSGDWDTDQRMPSNLLNSLLEYTTIPLDQEEKIVELSSNDLFKYPFCYLSGHKLVQFSQQEAANFKKYVNNGGFVFVDDCNHDIDGLFARSFETQMSNLFGAQALKKIPNDHKIYNSFFKFEKGPPTTSFELNGWGDDLVHDYLKAITVQGRIGVLYSNKDYGCEWDYDFRNKRFLAEDNTKFGVNIILYAMGIHS
- a CDS encoding HipA family kinase, coding for MKNNHPQLRTVNVIRYVTPLREGGSMPAIAEADDEFLYVLKFRGAGQGLRALIAELIGGEVARLLGLRIPELVFANLEKDFGRIEPDEEIQDLLRSSVGLNLALHYLSGAITFDPLVNSVDERTASQIVWLDAFLTNMDRTARNTNMLIWHKELWLIDHGAALYFHHSMDNWEEQAVRPFSLIKDHVLLSKATELEQVDAEFRAILTNERIRSIVSLIPDDWLSGDNMFESIEAHREVYSRFLELRIAKSEIFVKEAQNARETLI
- a CDS encoding DUF3037 domain-containing protein, producing MQEKHLFEYAVIRVVPRVEREEFLNVGIILYCAKQKFLKVLFETNETKLNAFCGKLDCQELQDHLRSFELISKGGKAGGTIGALDMASRFRWLTATRSTVVQTSKTHPGFCIDAQETLEKLYAQLVL
- a CDS encoding AraC family transcriptional regulator, which translates into the protein MTKENIHRLVDVSYRKTENCPVKDLQFSFFQMVYVISGSGFLNINNNRIAYHAGNLTLLTPNDLHDFEISSTTEFLFVKFTERYVREYKWKSINCIECLLYHSSHLSGCILRNKPDEFLVKSIVDSLLHTLNHNDAYNEDLTLHYVNALIVIAARNLSKMRPEQANVNTDKRVLAIIDYIQSNIYDPQQLKASVISAEFGLSETYLGSYFKKQCGESIQYFISNYKMRLIEHRLRFSDSRINEIVEEFGFADESHLNKFFKKRHKISLTEFRKSGPVCAII
- a CDS encoding MoxR family ATPase — its product is MEISESNLKLLIHKISQLKEEIQKVIVGQDIIIEEMLVALLAGGHCLLEGVPGLAKTLMVRTMSQALDLSFRRIQFTPDLMPTDIIGTEILEEEHLTGKRFFKFNKGPIFANIILADEINRTPPKTQSALLEAMQEFEVTYGGQTYPLDRPFFILATQNPIEQAGTYPLPEAQLDRFLLYIKIGYPTAAEETRILSSTTGTMKNKVEAVIGAEEIKQLQALTREVSISEVLITYVADLIRATRPESSPVAYVKEWVRWGAGPRAGQALILTAKARALIHGRYAVVMEDLQTMAYPVLRHRVLMNFKADAENVTADMVAAELIKTISRTKVNI
- a CDS encoding Crp/Fnr family transcriptional regulator, yielding MNGLNQMRELISSFTRLREEEWQQFSKLLLQKSFPKGSYLCKEGQVEHYIFFLVKGATRNYFLKDGKEFTVDFQFEGDMVTAYYSFITRQPSMIAIQAVEDIEAILIPYQLLQDFYQEFHSGERIGRLIAEFHYKKRLEREMDLLSTTAEDRYRQLMDRNPELIRNTSVKHLSTYLGIQPESLSRIRKLYSGN
- a CDS encoding DUF4268 domain-containing protein; its protein translation is MYSKEQASQLKQAFWTAFGQYIAPHLSAEGLRTNWVNYKTGIKNLHFKMQADKKSASIAIEMSHPDPGIQELMFEQFLEFKNILNASLNEEWEWQLHELDENHKTVSRIVKTLPGVSIFKQEDWPELISFFKPRIIALDDFWSDAKDSFDTFK